A genome region from Coprococcus phoceensis includes the following:
- a CDS encoding oxidoreductase — MQSKYTHIFEPLTIKHMTLKNRIVMTPMGTNYGEQNGEMSFLHINYYEQRAKGGTGLLIVENASVDSPEGSNGTTQLRIDHDSYIPRLFKLSETVHKHGACIAIQINHAGASAQSARTNMQPVSASNIPSKAGGEIPRPLEKEEILRIVKKYGEAAKRAQIAGFDAVEIHAGHSYLLSQFLSPITNKRTDEFGGSPENRARFAKMVIEEVRAQVGPFFPIFVRISADEFLEGGNTLEDTLDYLQYFEKEVDVFDVSCGLNGSIQYQIDANYLEDGWRSYMAKAVKERYGKICITMGNIRDPQVAEDILERGDADLIGMGRGLIADPEWVNKVSFGDEKEIRKCISCNIGCAGNRIGVNRPIRCTINPAVNEGEGYKKLRVKKSCNVVVIGGGTAGLEAACTAAEVGCTTFLIEKKANLGGLAAEISKIPDKKRLSDFPNYLIHRASKLKNLFIFKNTEATIELVESLNPNIIVNATGSNPLLPPIKGLHENINKEGGKVSSITNMINHITEYPEDLTGKKVVVIGGGAVGLDVVEFFAPRHADVSIVEMMPVIGNGIDPVSKVGTFTMMDQYGVQQLPNTALLEVKSDAFLVKMPDGEEKDLAFDYGFVCLGMRANAPILDALYNTFGHSGDVEIMNIGDSVRARRIIEGTTEGRNILEVLEKRDYL; from the coding sequence ATGCAAAGCAAATATACACATATTTTTGAACCGCTTACAATTAAGCACATGACACTGAAAAACAGAATTGTTATGACACCAATGGGAACGAACTATGGAGAACAGAATGGAGAAATGAGTTTTCTTCATATCAACTATTATGAACAGAGAGCAAAAGGCGGAACAGGTCTTTTGATCGTAGAAAATGCAAGTGTAGATTCACCGGAAGGATCTAATGGAACAACACAGCTTCGTATCGACCACGACAGCTATATTCCAAGATTATTCAAATTGAGCGAGACAGTACACAAACATGGTGCCTGTATTGCAATCCAGATCAATCATGCTGGAGCTTCTGCGCAGTCTGCAAGAACAAATATGCAGCCGGTTTCTGCGTCGAATATTCCGTCAAAAGCAGGTGGAGAGATTCCAAGACCGCTTGAAAAAGAAGAGATTTTACGCATTGTAAAAAAATACGGAGAAGCTGCAAAGAGAGCACAGATCGCAGGATTTGATGCAGTGGAGATTCACGCCGGACACTCTTACTTACTCAGCCAGTTCTTGTCACCGATAACAAATAAGAGAACGGATGAATTTGGAGGTTCCCCAGAGAACAGAGCACGTTTTGCAAAAATGGTTATTGAAGAAGTACGTGCACAGGTAGGTCCATTCTTCCCGATTTTTGTAAGAATCAGTGCAGATGAATTTTTAGAAGGCGGAAACACATTGGAAGATACTTTGGATTATCTTCAGTATTTTGAAAAAGAGGTAGATGTATTTGACGTTTCCTGTGGTTTGAATGGCTCTATCCAATATCAGATTGATGCTAACTACCTGGAAGACGGATGGCGTTCTTATATGGCGAAAGCAGTCAAAGAAAGATATGGAAAAATTTGTATCACAATGGGAAATATCAGAGACCCACAAGTTGCAGAAGATATTTTAGAAAGAGGAGATGCAGATCTCATCGGTATGGGACGTGGTCTGATTGCGGATCCGGAATGGGTAAACAAAGTAAGCTTTGGCGATGAAAAAGAAATCCGTAAATGTATCTCATGTAACATCGGATGTGCAGGAAACCGTATCGGAGTAAACCGCCCAATCCGTTGTACAATCAATCCGGCTGTGAATGAAGGAGAAGGATACAAAAAACTTCGCGTGAAGAAATCTTGCAATGTTGTTGTAATCGGTGGAGGTACTGCAGGACTGGAAGCAGCATGTACAGCAGCTGAAGTTGGATGTACAACATTCTTGATCGAGAAAAAGGCAAATCTTGGAGGTCTTGCAGCGGAGATTTCCAAGATTCCGGATAAAAAGAGACTGTCAGATTTCCCGAATTATCTGATTCACCGTGCAAGCAAGCTGAAAAACTTATTTATCTTTAAAAATACAGAAGCAACAATTGAGTTGGTTGAAAGCCTGAATCCGAACATTATTGTCAATGCGACAGGATCGAATCCACTTCTTCCGCCAATCAAAGGATTACACGAAAATATTAACAAAGAAGGCGGAAAAGTATCTTCTATCACAAATATGATCAACCACATTACAGAATATCCGGAAGACTTGACTGGAAAGAAAGTTGTAGTCATCGGTGGAGGAGCAGTTGGTCTTGATGTAGTGGAATTCTTCGCACCAAGACATGCGGATGTGAGTATCGTAGAAATGATGCCGGTTATCGGAAATGGAATTGACCCTGTTTCTAAAGTTGGAACATTTACGATGATGGATCAGTATGGAGTACAACAGCTTCCAAACACAGCTTTGTTAGAAGTAAAGAGCGATGCATTCCTTGTGAAAATGCCGGATGGAGAAGAGAAAGATCTCGCATTTGATTACGGATTTGTATGTCTTGGTATGAGAGCAAATGCTCCGATCTTAGATGCGTTGTATAATACATTTGGACACAGCGGAGATGTAGAGATTATGAACATCGGTGACAGTGTCCGTGCAAGAAGAATTATTGAGGGTACAACGGAAGGGCGTAATATCCTTGAAGTTTTGGAAAAAAGAGATTATTTATAG
- a CDS encoding YqeG family HAD IIIA-type phosphatase yields MFERFFPDDYVASTYVIPFEKLYEEGYRGLIFDIDNTLVPHGAPADERAKALFARLKAIGFSSCLISNNQEPRVKMFNEEIQTNYIFNAHKPSTKNYKKGMEIMGTTPENTIFIGDQLFTDVYGAKRAGIRNILVKPIHPKEEIQIVLKRYLEKIVLHFYRKEKDKRKK; encoded by the coding sequence ATGTTTGAACGTTTTTTTCCGGATGACTATGTCGCATCGACCTATGTTATTCCGTTTGAAAAATTATATGAAGAAGGCTATCGGGGACTGATTTTCGATATTGATAACACATTGGTTCCGCATGGTGCACCGGCTGATGAGAGGGCAAAAGCGCTGTTTGCGAGACTGAAGGCGATTGGATTTTCCAGTTGCCTGATTTCGAATAATCAGGAACCCCGCGTAAAGATGTTCAATGAAGAGATTCAGACGAACTATATTTTTAATGCTCACAAACCATCTACAAAAAATTACAAAAAGGGGATGGAGATTATGGGCACAACACCAGAGAATACAATTTTTATCGGGGACCAGCTGTTTACTGATGTCTATGGCGCAAAACGGGCGGGAATCCGAAATATACTTGTGAAGCCGATTCACCCCAAAGAAGAGATTCAGATTGTTCTGAAACGATACTTGGAAAAAATTGTATTACATTTTTATCGAAAAGAGAAAGACAAACGGAAAAAGTAA
- a CDS encoding carbohydrate kinase family protein has protein sequence MQKEFDVIALGELLIDFTMHGESEQGNNLFEACPGGAPCNVLAMLNKLGKKTAFLGKVGQDQFGTLLKATLDDVGIDTSALYMDQEVNTTLAFVHTFPDGDREFSFYRNPGADMMLTADEVDEEFVKKAKIFHFGTLSMTHDGVREATKKALKIAKDNGLVITFDPNLRPPLWSSLELAKEQMEYGFAYCDVLKISDNEIQFISGKEDYDEGIRYLQEKYQIPLILLTMGKDGSRAYYKDMRVEVAGRVVKAIETTGAGDTFCGSSINYVLEHGLENLTEENLKEMLSFANAAAALITTKKGAIRSMPEKEDVLAFME, from the coding sequence ATGCAGAAAGAATTTGATGTAATCGCATTGGGAGAATTATTGATTGATTTTACGATGCACGGGGAGAGTGAACAGGGAAACAATCTTTTTGAGGCGTGTCCGGGTGGGGCGCCTTGTAATGTGCTCGCAATGCTGAACAAGTTGGGAAAGAAGACGGCTTTTTTGGGGAAAGTAGGACAGGACCAGTTTGGAACACTGTTGAAAGCTACACTGGATGATGTTGGAATCGACACCTCCGCTTTATATATGGATCAAGAGGTGAATACCACATTGGCATTTGTGCATACATTTCCGGATGGGGACAGGGAGTTTTCGTTTTACCGGAATCCGGGAGCTGATATGATGCTGACAGCTGATGAAGTAGATGAAGAATTTGTAAAAAAGGCAAAGATATTCCATTTTGGAACATTGTCTATGACTCATGACGGAGTGAGAGAAGCCACAAAAAAAGCATTGAAAATTGCAAAAGACAATGGGCTGGTCATTACATTTGACCCGAATCTTCGACCACCTCTTTGGAGCTCATTAGAGCTTGCAAAAGAGCAGATGGAGTATGGATTCGCATATTGCGATGTTTTGAAGATTTCAGATAATGAGATTCAGTTTATCTCAGGAAAAGAGGATTACGATGAGGGAATCCGGTATCTGCAGGAGAAATATCAGATCCCGCTCATTCTTCTGACTATGGGGAAAGATGGAAGTCGTGCTTACTACAAAGATATGAGAGTGGAAGTTGCCGGACGCGTTGTGAAGGCAATCGAGACGACAGGTGCAGGAGATACTTTCTGTGGAAGCTCGATCAACTATGTATTAGAACATGGACTTGAGAATCTGACAGAGGAAAATTTAAAAGAGATGCTTTCGTTTGCAAATGCGGCAGCAGCATTGATTACGACTAAAAAAGGCGCGATTCGTTCAATGCCGGAAAAAGAAGATGTGCTGGCATTTATGGAATAA